Proteins encoded in a region of the Tepidisphaeraceae bacterium genome:
- a CDS encoding RNA polymerase sigma factor → MPSDTHRTINAIWRIESAKLIAGLARLVRDVGVAEELAQDAFVAALEQWPAAGLPQNPGAWLMATAKHRAIDRVRRDKRFDRKQDEIARTIENERGASAAPDLDAKLDDPVGDDLLRLVFTACHPVLSTEARVALSLRLLGGLTTDEIARAFLVPEPTIAQRIVRAKRTLTDKQVPFEVPRGDQLAARLASVLEVIYLIFNEGYTATAGDDWLRPALCDEALRLGRILQGLMPDEPDVHGLAALMEIQASRAKTRVSATGEPVLLLNQDRAQWDQLLIRRGLTALSRAERLNASRGPYTLQAAIAACHARARVAANTDWRQIAQLYAELAQVAPSPVVELNRAVAMSMAFGPEAGLTIVDALMNEPSLKGYHLLPSVRGDLLTKLGRWAEARAEFERAAGLTRNSRERTLLLERAEGCGKHV, encoded by the coding sequence ATGCCTTCCGACACCCATCGTACGATCAACGCGATCTGGCGCATCGAGTCGGCCAAGCTCATCGCGGGCCTGGCACGCCTCGTGCGCGACGTGGGCGTGGCCGAGGAACTGGCGCAGGATGCGTTTGTGGCCGCTTTGGAACAATGGCCGGCCGCGGGCCTGCCGCAGAACCCCGGGGCGTGGCTGATGGCCACCGCCAAGCATCGCGCGATCGACCGCGTGCGCCGCGATAAACGCTTCGACCGCAAGCAGGACGAGATCGCCCGCACGATCGAGAACGAACGAGGCGCGTCGGCCGCTCCCGACCTGGATGCAAAACTGGACGATCCCGTCGGCGACGATCTGCTGCGGCTCGTCTTCACCGCGTGCCATCCCGTTCTATCAACTGAAGCCCGCGTCGCACTGTCGCTCCGATTGCTCGGCGGGCTGACGACCGACGAGATCGCCCGAGCATTTCTCGTGCCCGAGCCCACGATCGCCCAGCGCATCGTTCGCGCCAAACGCACGCTGACCGACAAACAAGTCCCCTTCGAGGTCCCACGCGGCGACCAACTGGCGGCGCGGCTGGCGTCGGTGCTGGAGGTCATCTACCTGATCTTCAACGAAGGCTACACCGCCACCGCCGGCGATGATTGGCTGCGTCCTGCGTTGTGCGACGAGGCCTTGCGGCTGGGGCGCATCCTGCAGGGCCTGATGCCCGATGAACCGGACGTACACGGCCTGGCGGCCCTGATGGAGATCCAAGCGTCGCGCGCCAAGACGCGCGTGAGCGCAACGGGCGAGCCGGTGCTGCTGCTCAACCAGGACCGCGCCCAATGGGACCAGCTGCTCATCCGCCGCGGCCTGACGGCGCTATCCCGGGCCGAGCGACTGAACGCCTCGCGCGGCCCCTACACCCTGCAGGCCGCCATCGCCGCCTGCCATGCCCGCGCCCGCGTCGCGGCCAACACTGACTGGCGGCAGATTGCGCAGCTGTACGCGGAACTGGCGCAGGTTGCGCCATCGCCCGTGGTGGAACTGAACCGCGCCGTCGCGATGTCGATGGCCTTCGGCCCGGAAGCGGGCTTGACGATCGTCGATGCGCTGATGAACGAGCCATCGCTGAAGGGGTATCACCTGCTGCCAAGCGTTCGGGGGGATCTGCTGACGAAGTTGGGCCGTTGGGCCGAGGCGCGTGCCGAGTTCGAACGTGCGGCTGGGCTCACACGGAATTCCCGCGAGCGAACGCTGTTGCTTGAGAGGGCTGAGGGCTGTGGGAAGCACGTCTGA
- a CDS encoding YciI family protein produces MKFMLMFKSDEPVQPGTSACKENLPEMAKLMGELKAKGTVVASEALLPPDTGARLRLTGGKVNITDGPFAEAKEMVAGFAIVNVGSKAEAVAIAGRFLEIAGSGECDITEVFDAPTAGH; encoded by the coding sequence ATGAAGTTCATGTTGATGTTTAAGTCGGACGAACCCGTCCAACCCGGCACTTCCGCGTGCAAGGAAAACCTGCCGGAGATGGCGAAGCTGATGGGTGAACTGAAAGCCAAGGGCACCGTGGTCGCCAGCGAAGCGCTGCTGCCGCCCGACACGGGGGCGCGGTTGCGCCTGACGGGCGGCAAGGTCAACATCACCGATGGTCCGTTCGCCGAGGCCAAGGAGATGGTGGCCGGCTTCGCGATCGTGAACGTCGGTTCCAAGGCCGAGGCGGTCGCGATCGCGGGCCGTTTCCTGGAGATCGCCGGCAGCGGCGAGTGCGACATCACGGAAGTGTTCGATGCTCCAACGGCCGGGCATTGA
- the ppdK gene encoding pyruvate, phosphate dikinase, which produces MFKQVKKVSKGAAKGGAGKAAKGVKRVYFFGNGKAEGNANMKDLLGGKGANLADMTLVPLPVPPGFTITTDSCGDYNDGGGKMPAGLMEEVRANISKVEKAVGKRFGDARNPLLVAARSGAKMSMPGMMDTVLNIGLNDAAVEGLAALSNNPRFAYDSYRRLINMFGDTVMGVDHHHFEHELTEVKKAKGVELDTDLDAAGLKEVVARYKAVYKQHVGSDFPSDPYEQLEAAIEAVFKSWMGDRAIKYRQINDIRGLRGTAVNVQAMVFGNMGDDCATGVAFTRDPATGENIFYGEFLVNAQGEDVVAGIRTPLECNSEMGKWSTKSWKELLAVKKTLEARYKDVQDFEFTIEKGKLYMLQTRNGKRTAQAAVKIAADMVRERLIDEKTAILRVEPASLDQLLHPGFDPKAKREVIAKGLPAGPGAAVGKIAFTAEEAEERVHNGEKIILVRRETEPADIGGMHVSEGILTSTGGMTSHAAVVARGMGTPCVAGAGALEIDAKKRTMTVGGKSYGPNDYISLDGSTGEVMAGQMPTVKAELAGPFLQIMKWADKYRTLKVRTNADTPEDAAVARNFGAEGIGLCRTEHMFFDPERIQSMREMILAQKEDVNARKKALAKLLPHQRADFIGIFKAMNGLPVTVRLLDPPLHEFLPHNEKDQQALAQSLGLSFEQVKNRVGQLHESNPMLGHRGDRLAITYPEILEMQVRAIIEAAIEVKKAGVKVLPEIMIPLAGTKAELDYLKKITVATADAVFKEKKTKVAYLYGTMIEVPRAAITADELAEPAEFFSFGTNDLTQMTFGYSRDDAGVFLPDYIEKEILERDPFQSLDIGGVGKLVSMAVKLGRQTKPDLKCGICGEHGGDPKSVEFCHTVGLNYVSCSPFRVPIARLAAAHAALKEAPVKGAKKKK; this is translated from the coding sequence ATGTTCAAGCAGGTGAAAAAGGTTTCGAAGGGCGCGGCCAAGGGCGGCGCAGGCAAGGCGGCCAAGGGCGTCAAGCGCGTTTACTTCTTCGGCAACGGCAAGGCCGAGGGCAACGCGAACATGAAGGACCTGCTGGGCGGCAAGGGCGCCAACCTGGCCGACATGACCCTGGTGCCGCTGCCCGTGCCCCCGGGCTTCACGATCACCACCGATTCCTGCGGCGACTACAACGACGGCGGGGGCAAGATGCCCGCCGGGCTCATGGAAGAGGTTCGGGCCAACATCAGCAAGGTCGAAAAGGCCGTCGGCAAGCGCTTCGGTGACGCGCGCAACCCGCTGCTGGTGGCGGCCCGCTCGGGCGCCAAGATGAGCATGCCGGGCATGATGGACACCGTGCTGAACATCGGCCTGAACGACGCCGCCGTCGAAGGCCTGGCCGCGTTGTCCAACAACCCCCGCTTCGCCTACGACAGCTATCGCCGGTTGATCAACATGTTCGGCGACACCGTGATGGGCGTCGACCACCACCACTTCGAGCACGAGCTGACCGAAGTGAAGAAGGCCAAGGGCGTCGAGCTCGACACCGACCTGGACGCCGCCGGCCTGAAGGAAGTCGTCGCGCGTTATAAGGCCGTTTATAAGCAGCACGTCGGCAGCGACTTCCCGAGCGACCCCTACGAGCAGCTGGAAGCGGCCATCGAGGCCGTGTTCAAGAGCTGGATGGGCGACCGGGCGATCAAGTATCGCCAGATCAACGACATCCGCGGCCTGCGTGGCACGGCGGTGAACGTGCAGGCGATGGTCTTCGGCAACATGGGCGACGACTGCGCCACCGGCGTGGCCTTCACCCGCGACCCCGCGACCGGTGAGAACATCTTCTACGGCGAGTTCCTGGTGAACGCGCAGGGCGAAGACGTGGTCGCCGGCATCCGCACGCCGCTGGAATGCAACAGCGAGATGGGCAAGTGGAGCACCAAGAGCTGGAAGGAACTGCTGGCGGTCAAGAAGACGCTGGAGGCCCGCTATAAGGACGTGCAGGACTTCGAGTTCACGATTGAAAAGGGCAAGCTGTACATGCTGCAGACCCGCAACGGCAAGCGCACCGCGCAGGCCGCTGTGAAGATCGCCGCCGACATGGTGCGCGAGCGCCTGATCGACGAGAAGACCGCCATCCTGCGCGTCGAGCCAGCATCGCTCGACCAGCTGCTGCACCCCGGCTTCGATCCTAAGGCCAAGCGCGAGGTGATCGCCAAGGGCCTGCCCGCCGGCCCCGGCGCGGCGGTCGGCAAGATCGCGTTCACGGCTGAGGAAGCTGAAGAGCGCGTTCATAACGGTGAGAAGATCATCCTGGTCCGCCGCGAGACCGAGCCGGCGGACATCGGTGGCATGCACGTCTCCGAAGGCATCCTGACGAGCACGGGCGGCATGACGTCGCACGCCGCCGTCGTCGCCCGCGGCATGGGCACGCCCTGCGTCGCCGGCGCCGGCGCGCTCGAGATCGACGCGAAGAAGCGGACGATGACCGTGGGCGGCAAGAGCTACGGGCCGAACGACTACATCAGCCTGGACGGCAGCACCGGCGAGGTGATGGCCGGCCAGATGCCGACCGTGAAGGCCGAGCTGGCCGGGCCGTTCCTGCAGATCATGAAGTGGGCGGACAAGTACCGCACGCTGAAGGTCCGCACGAACGCCGACACCCCCGAAGACGCCGCCGTCGCCCGCAACTTCGGCGCCGAAGGCATCGGCCTGTGCCGTACCGAGCACATGTTCTTCGATCCCGAGCGCATCCAGAGCATGCGCGAGATGATCCTGGCGCAGAAGGAAGACGTGAACGCCCGCAAGAAGGCGCTCGCCAAGCTGCTGCCCCACCAGCGCGCCGACTTCATCGGCATCTTCAAGGCCATGAACGGCCTGCCGGTGACCGTGCGTCTGCTGGACCCGCCGCTGCACGAGTTCCTGCCCCACAACGAGAAGGACCAGCAGGCGCTGGCCCAGTCGCTGGGCCTGTCGTTCGAGCAGGTGAAGAACCGCGTCGGCCAGCTGCACGAGAGCAACCCGATGCTGGGTCACCGCGGCGACCGCCTGGCGATCACGTACCCGGAAATCCTGGAGATGCAGGTGCGGGCGATCATCGAGGCGGCCATCGAGGTGAAGAAGGCCGGCGTGAAGGTGCTGCCGGAGATCATGATCCCGCTGGCCGGCACCAAGGCCGAGCTGGACTACCTGAAGAAGATCACGGTCGCCACGGCCGACGCGGTCTTCAAGGAGAAGAAGACGAAGGTCGCCTACCTGTACGGCACGATGATCGAGGTGCCCCGCGCCGCGATCACCGCCGACGAGCTGGCCGAGCCGGCCGAGTTCTTCAGCTTCGGCACCAACGACCTGACGCAGATGACGTTCGGCTACAGCCGCGACGACGCCGGCGTCTTCCTGCCCGACTACATCGAGAAGGAAATCCTGGAGCGCGACCCGTTCCAGAGCCTGGACATCGGTGGCGTCGGCAAGCTGGTCTCCATGGCCGTGAAGCTCGGCCGCCAGACCAAGCCCGACCTCAAGTGCGGCATCTGCGGTGAGCACGGGGGTGACCCGAAGAGCGTCGAGTTCTGCCACACGGTTGGTTTGAACTACGTCAGCTGCAGCCCCTTCCGCGTGCCGATCGCACGCCTGGCAGCGGCCCACGCGGCGCTGAAGGAAGCGCCGGTGAAGGGCGCGAAAAAGAAGAAGTAA
- a CDS encoding SRPBCC domain-containing protein has protein sequence MHTFTTARHIPATVDRVFAAIADPARLARWWGPAGFTNTFEVCEFRAGGRWAFVMHGPDGRSYPNENRFADVEPPSRVVIEHVLQPRFRLTIGLTADAGGTAVAWAQTLEDADLARKLEPIIVPANEQNLDRLSAEVLRDASGT, from the coding sequence ATGCACACCTTCACCACCGCCCGCCACATCCCCGCCACCGTCGACCGGGTCTTCGCGGCCATCGCCGATCCCGCACGGCTGGCACGCTGGTGGGGCCCTGCCGGGTTTACCAACACGTTCGAGGTCTGCGAGTTCCGCGCCGGCGGGCGGTGGGCGTTCGTCATGCATGGGCCGGACGGGCGCAGCTATCCGAACGAGAACCGCTTTGCCGACGTCGAACCGCCAAGCCGGGTCGTCATCGAGCACGTCTTGCAGCCGCGGTTTCGGTTGACGATCGGGTTGACCGCCGACGCGGGCGGCACCGCCGTCGCGTGGGCCCAGACGCTGGAGGACGCCGACCTCGCCCGCAAGCTCGAACCCATCATCGTCCCCGCCAACGAGCAGAACCTCGACCGCCTCTCCGCCGAGGTGCTGCGAGATGCGAGTGGCACCTGA
- a CDS encoding SRPBCC family protein: MLLIYIGIGVAVVVAVLAIVVARKPKEFRISRSVKIDAPAENAFALVNDFRAWRQWSPFEKLDPNMQRTYGGPADGVGATYAWTGKGQVGQGQMTIEKARWPLQIEIRLEFFKPFKAVNLATFTFEPLADGTRVTWAMEGRNNFVCSIIGLFMNMDKCVGDDFQRGLETMKTLAETRSTATLETAALN, from the coding sequence GCTGGCGATTGTGGTCGCCCGCAAGCCGAAGGAATTTCGCATTTCGCGATCGGTGAAGATCGACGCGCCGGCGGAGAACGCGTTCGCGCTTGTGAACGACTTTCGGGCTTGGCGGCAGTGGTCGCCATTCGAAAAGTTGGACCCGAACATGCAACGCACGTATGGCGGGCCCGCCGATGGCGTCGGCGCGACCTACGCGTGGACCGGCAAGGGACAGGTGGGACAGGGGCAGATGACGATCGAGAAGGCCCGTTGGCCACTGCAAATCGAGATTCGGCTGGAGTTCTTCAAGCCGTTCAAAGCGGTCAACCTCGCCACCTTCACGTTCGAGCCGCTCGCCGACGGCACGCGCGTGACGTGGGCAATGGAGGGGCGAAACAACTTCGTCTGCAGCATCATCGGCCTGTTCATGAACATGGACAAGTGCGTCGGCGACGACTTCCAGCGCGGCCTGGAGACGATGAAGACGCTGGCGGAAACGCGTTCCACCGCGACACTGGAGACGGCCGCCCTGAACTAA